In Methylomonas sp. MK1, the following are encoded in one genomic region:
- a CDS encoding sulfotransferase family protein — translation MSHRYHFISGLPRSGSTLLAAILRQNPNLYAGMSSPVGALFSGLLNQVSAGSEWGPVVTVEQRRRLLTGLFENYYADQSDKTVVFDTNRLWCAKLPAILDLFPDAKIIACVRNVAWIMDSIERLYRGNPYENTLLFNDDVERNTVYSRVETLAQRNRLVGFSWSALKEAFYGEQAAALLVVDYELLAQAPDKVLPLIYRFLGETPFEHNYTQVEYDAPEFDNNLGLSGLHRIRPKVALERRATVLPPDLFEQYANMCFWQDGRDSRANVISAKPAQTDSSIKVLGK, via the coding sequence ATGAGCCATCGGTACCATTTTATATCCGGTTTACCCCGTTCCGGCTCTACCTTGCTAGCGGCTATATTACGGCAAAACCCAAACCTCTATGCTGGCATGAGCAGTCCTGTAGGTGCTTTGTTTTCAGGTTTGTTGAACCAGGTCAGCGCTGGTAGCGAATGGGGGCCGGTGGTTACTGTCGAACAGCGTCGCCGCTTATTAACCGGCTTGTTTGAAAATTATTATGCCGATCAATCCGACAAGACCGTTGTGTTTGATACCAACCGTCTGTGGTGCGCTAAATTACCCGCGATTTTGGATTTGTTTCCCGACGCCAAGATCATCGCTTGTGTGCGCAACGTAGCTTGGATTATGGATAGCATCGAGCGTTTATATCGCGGCAATCCTTACGAAAATACCTTGTTGTTTAATGACGATGTGGAACGCAACACGGTTTATAGTCGAGTAGAGACTTTGGCTCAGCGCAATCGGCTGGTGGGTTTTTCGTGGTCAGCGCTGAAAGAGGCTTTTTACGGCGAACAGGCGGCGGCGTTACTGGTGGTCGATTACGAACTGCTCGCCCAGGCGCCGGACAAAGTATTGCCCTTGATTTATCGTTTTTTGGGCGAGACGCCTTTCGAACATAACTATACCCAGGTCGAGTACGACGCCCCTGAGTTTGATAATAATTTGGGTCTGTCCGGCTTGCATCGCATCCGTCCAAAAGTGGCGCTGGAGCGTCGCGCAACTGTTTTACCGCCGGATTTGTTCGAACAGTACGCCAATATGTGTTTTTGGCAAGATGGTCGCGATAGTCGCGCTAACGTTATTTCTGCGAAACCGGCGCAGACGGACAGCAGTATCAAAGTGCTAGGTAAATAA
- a CDS encoding ATP-binding protein: MTQQTQNILIGHLTEVRGDGMDARITEEHSTAAPIIKLGDEEILAGHIGSYVVIRQSHIGVLALVFKMWERDRFDAAGNRATDRFIALIPVGELNENNVFIRGVRHYPTPGAAVYAVGLSEINAIFSKFRDYEFFIGQLASHKDYHLSLDPRALFGRHFAIIGQSGSGKSWTVTSLIQHTMRAMPKTHMIMLDLHGEYCWKRPDGSIESAFPEEQVNYVDAMDLEMPYWMMSYAELVDLFIDRDDRGASMQMSFMREVLQQLKRKEAKAIGLGVVSIDTPIYFSLAEMYMQFKAANEERKDFGKTKGALFGQFDEFLVTMQSRFNDVRYDFLLKPKKRNNSASMADLLRQFVGLGQKKANITVVDLSSVPTDVRPAVSAQVGRLAYEFNYWNPRRREFPITLICEEAHAYIPREKGGQFDGTKKMMERIAKEGRKYGVSIGVVSQRPTELSETMLAQCSSFICLRTTNPDDQQYIRGLVPEAEGDLADILSSLGRGEALVLGEAAPLPTRVQIYRPNPEPKSNDVDYYTSWREGPDDLDVEGIVENWRTQNRH; encoded by the coding sequence ATGACGCAGCAAACGCAAAATATCCTGATCGGCCATTTAACCGAAGTCAGAGGCGACGGTATGGATGCCCGTATTACCGAAGAACATTCGACAGCGGCGCCTATCATCAAGCTCGGCGATGAAGAAATACTGGCCGGCCATATCGGTTCCTATGTGGTGATCCGCCAGTCGCATATCGGTGTGCTGGCGCTGGTGTTCAAGATGTGGGAACGCGATCGGTTTGACGCTGCCGGCAATCGCGCTACCGACCGCTTTATTGCCTTGATCCCGGTTGGCGAGTTGAACGAAAACAATGTGTTCATTCGTGGCGTGCGCCACTATCCGACACCCGGCGCGGCGGTATATGCCGTGGGACTGAGCGAGATCAACGCAATTTTTTCCAAATTTCGCGATTACGAATTCTTCATTGGCCAGTTAGCCAGTCACAAGGATTATCACTTGAGCCTGGACCCGCGCGCGCTGTTTGGCCGGCATTTTGCGATTATCGGCCAGTCCGGTTCCGGTAAATCCTGGACGGTGACCAGCTTGATTCAGCACACGATGCGGGCGATGCCGAAAACCCATATGATCATGCTGGATCTACACGGCGAATATTGCTGGAAGCGCCCGGACGGCAGTATCGAATCGGCGTTTCCCGAAGAGCAGGTCAACTACGTGGATGCGATGGATTTGGAGATGCCGTACTGGATGATGTCTTACGCCGAGTTGGTGGACTTATTCATCGATAGAGACGACAGAGGCGCTTCGATGCAGATGTCTTTCATGCGCGAAGTGCTGCAACAACTCAAACGCAAGGAAGCCAAAGCCATTGGTTTGGGCGTGGTGTCGATAGACACGCCGATTTATTTTTCGCTGGCGGAAATGTATATGCAATTCAAGGCCGCCAACGAGGAGCGCAAGGATTTCGGTAAAACCAAGGGTGCGTTATTCGGCCAGTTCGACGAATTTCTGGTGACGATGCAAAGCCGTTTCAACGACGTGCGTTACGACTTTTTATTAAAACCCAAAAAGCGTAACAACTCCGCCAGCATGGCGGATTTGCTCAGGCAATTCGTCGGTCTGGGGCAAAAAAAAGCCAACATCACCGTCGTCGATCTCAGCTCCGTACCTACCGACGTGCGGCCGGCGGTGTCCGCGCAAGTCGGCCGACTTGCGTATGAATTCAATTACTGGAATCCGCGCCGCCGCGAGTTTCCGATCACGTTGATCTGCGAGGAAGCCCATGCCTATATCCCGCGCGAAAAGGGCGGGCAATTCGACGGCACCAAGAAAATGATGGAACGGATAGCCAAGGAAGGTCGTAAATATGGCGTGTCCATCGGCGTGGTCAGTCAGCGACCCACCGAATTGTCGGAAACCATGCTGGCGCAATGCAGTTCGTTTATTTGCCTACGCACCACCAACCCCGACGACCAGCAATACATTCGTGGCTTGGTACCGGAGGCGGAAGGCGACTTGGCCGATATTCTCAGCTCGCTTGGCCGGGGTGAAGCGTTAGTGCTTGGCGAGGCCGCGCCATTACCGACCAGAGTACAAATCTACCGGCCCAATCCGGAACCGAAGAGTAACGATGTCGATTACTACACCAGCTGGCGCGAAGGCCCGGATGATCTGGATGTGGAAGGCATTGTCGAAAACTGGCGCACGCAGAATCGGCATTGA
- the ald gene encoding alanine dehydrogenase, with translation MKISIPKEIKPNENRVSVVPSGVAALVSAGHSVTMESGAGVGAGFEDALYQAAGAQLVDGPEPVWASAEMIIKVKEPIEPEWSRIRPGQTLFTYFHFAANRPLTEAHLASGATCIAYETVQLPSGELPLLTPMSEVAGRLAVQEGAHYLEKLYGGRGMLLGGVPGVLPAKVLILGGGVVGTQAAKMAAGLGAQVTVMDLSLERLRQLSDILPANVQLLFSSRHAILEQIRTADLVIGGVLVTGAAAPKLIRAEDLKLMQAGAVIVDVAVDQGGCVETTHPTTHADPIYIIDNVVHYAVANMPGAVPRTSTLALTNATLPYALQLANKGWQQALRENSALLKGLNIVAGNVTCQGIADAFGFNYLPPDQFLS, from the coding sequence ATGAAAATCAGCATACCCAAGGAAATCAAACCTAACGAAAACCGGGTATCGGTGGTACCGTCCGGCGTTGCTGCGTTGGTGAGCGCCGGCCATAGTGTCACTATGGAGAGTGGCGCCGGCGTTGGTGCCGGCTTCGAAGACGCGCTATACCAGGCCGCCGGCGCGCAGTTGGTGGACGGTCCGGAACCGGTATGGGCCTCCGCGGAGATGATCATCAAGGTCAAGGAGCCGATAGAACCGGAATGGTCGCGGATTCGTCCCGGACAAACGCTATTTACCTATTTTCACTTTGCCGCCAACCGCCCGTTGACCGAGGCGCATCTGGCTTCCGGCGCCACTTGTATTGCTTATGAAACAGTGCAATTGCCGTCCGGCGAATTACCCTTGCTGACGCCGATGTCGGAAGTGGCCGGCCGGCTGGCGGTGCAGGAAGGCGCGCATTATCTGGAAAAGCTCTATGGCGGCCGCGGCATGTTACTCGGCGGCGTACCGGGGGTATTACCGGCCAAGGTTCTGATTCTAGGCGGCGGGGTTGTCGGCACGCAGGCGGCAAAAATGGCCGCCGGTTTGGGCGCGCAAGTCACGGTAATGGATTTGTCGCTGGAGCGTCTGCGCCAACTTAGCGACATTTTGCCGGCCAATGTGCAGCTATTGTTTTCAAGCCGTCATGCCATCCTGGAACAAATTCGCACAGCAGACCTGGTCATCGGCGGCGTATTGGTCACCGGTGCGGCCGCGCCCAAATTGATTCGCGCTGAAGATTTAAAATTGATGCAAGCCGGCGCAGTCATCGTCGATGTCGCGGTGGACCAAGGTGGTTGCGTGGAAACCACCCATCCCACTACCCACGCCGATCCGATTTATATAATCGACAACGTCGTGCATTATGCAGTCGCCAATATGCCCGGCGCGGTACCGCGCACCTCGACACTGGCCTTAACCAACGCCACCCTGCCCTATGCCCTGCAACTCGCCAACAAGGGCTGGCAACAGGCGCTACGCGAGAATTCCGCGTTGCTAAAAGGGCTAAACATCGTGGCCGGTAATGTTACTTGCCAAGGGATTGCCGACGCGTTTGGCTTTAATTATTTGCCGCCGGATCAGTTCCTGAGCTGA
- the hemN gene encoding oxygen-independent coproporphyrinogen III oxidase: MDQSIKFDLDLIKRYDKSGPRYTSYPTALELHEGFGEVEYLQHIQKSNAAGGPLSLYFHIPFCDTVCFYCACNKIVTKNRAHAVPYLENLCQEISMQGKLFDNSRPVNQLHWGGGTPTFLSYEQMKQLMDTTRQHFNLRDDDSGEYSIEVDPRETNDLTIAQLRELGFNRISLGLQDFDPDVQKAVNRLQSKEQTFAVLEAARKEGFRSTNIDLIYGLPLQTEQTFATTLDQVLAYAPDRFSIFNYAHMPSRFKTQRQINDSDLPTAAVKLEILQMVGQKLTDAGYVYIGMDHFAKPDDELAVAQREGKLYRNFQGYSTHSDCDLVGLGVTSIGRVGDAYMQNYKELDEYDAAISQGKLPVFRGVDLDEDDKLRRAVITQLICHFDLNFGKIEAEFAINFAEYFAPELENLRLMKADGLLDLDAEGIHISTAGRLLIRNICMVFDKYLAQKQQQFSKVI, translated from the coding sequence ATGGATCAATCAATTAAATTCGACCTGGACTTGATCAAACGCTACGACAAGTCCGGTCCGCGCTATACCTCGTATCCCACGGCCTTGGAATTGCACGAAGGCTTCGGCGAAGTCGAATATTTACAGCATATTCAAAAATCCAATGCCGCCGGTGGGCCGCTGTCGCTGTATTTTCATATCCCGTTCTGCGACACGGTGTGTTTTTATTGCGCCTGCAACAAGATCGTCACCAAGAATCGCGCGCACGCCGTGCCGTATCTGGAAAACCTCTGCCAGGAAATTTCTATGCAGGGCAAGTTGTTCGATAACAGCCGCCCGGTGAATCAATTGCATTGGGGCGGCGGCACGCCCACTTTTTTAAGCTACGAGCAAATGAAACAGTTGATGGACACCACCCGTCAACATTTCAATTTGCGCGACGACGACAGCGGCGAATATTCCATCGAAGTCGATCCGCGCGAAACCAATGATTTGACCATCGCCCAGCTGCGCGAGTTGGGTTTTAACCGCATCAGTTTAGGCTTGCAGGATTTCGATCCGGACGTGCAAAAAGCCGTGAACCGCCTGCAAAGCAAGGAACAAACCTTCGCGGTGTTGGAAGCCGCCCGCAAAGAAGGCTTCCGTTCCACCAACATCGATTTGATCTACGGCTTGCCTTTGCAAACCGAGCAAACCTTCGCCACCACGTTGGACCAAGTCCTGGCCTACGCGCCGGATCGCTTTTCGATCTTTAACTACGCGCACATGCCCAGCCGCTTCAAAACCCAGCGGCAAATCAACGACAGCGACTTGCCGACAGCGGCGGTGAAGCTGGAAATCCTACAAATGGTCGGCCAGAAATTGACCGATGCCGGTTACGTGTACATCGGCATGGATCATTTCGCCAAACCCGATGACGAACTGGCCGTGGCGCAGCGCGAAGGCAAGCTATATCGCAACTTCCAAGGCTATTCCACCCATTCCGACTGCGATTTAGTGGGCTTGGGCGTGACCTCCATCGGCCGGGTCGGCGATGCCTACATGCAGAACTACAAGGAACTGGACGAATACGACGCGGCCATCTCGCAAGGTAAATTACCGGTGTTTCGCGGCGTGGATTTGGATGAAGACGACAAGTTGCGCAGAGCGGTGATCACTCAGTTGATTTGCCATTTCGATCTCAACTTCGGCAAAATCGAGGCCGAGTTCGCTATCAACTTTGCCGAGTATTTTGCGCCCGAGCTGGAAAACCTACGGCTGATGAAAGCCGATGGTTTACTGGATTTAGACGCCGAAGGCATTCACATATCCACCGCCGGCCGCCTGTTGATCCGTAACATCTGCATGGTGTTTGACAAATACCTGGCGCAGAAACAGCAGCAGTTCTCTAAAGTGATCTGA
- the ccmI gene encoding c-type cytochrome biogenesis protein CcmI, which translates to MNLEFWLIIAVLVALALLVLLPPLFKLTPLRTADGEQRNTSIARQQLAELKLQLQNGVLSQDQYDGQYRELQLTLLDDLEGPVVVAANPKTGRWVVPLIALGLPLMSLFLYGMLGEPQALAKEELVRSNQKTADNVANMVNQLLERLKKQPDDLEGWMMLGRSYVYMQQYQNAADVFAELNKRKPNDPAVMLHYADALAMARNGQMAGEPAELVFQALKLLPEDHTALWLAGMAKAEAGDFAQAIGYWQKLSGLLPADNESQQQLQKMIQMAKAEQQKPQAAASSAGSVDIQVKVVMDDALKTKVEPQHTVFIYAQAISGPKMPLAIIRKQVSDLPASVVLNDSVAMQPQTHLADFKQLRIVARISKTGNAMSQPGDLLGTAQLDAVSGNPSVSITINQEVQ; encoded by the coding sequence GTGAATCTTGAGTTTTGGCTAATCATAGCCGTTTTAGTGGCGCTGGCCTTACTGGTGTTGTTGCCGCCGTTGTTTAAACTGACGCCGCTACGCACCGCTGATGGCGAGCAACGCAATACCAGCATAGCCCGCCAACAACTCGCCGAACTTAAATTGCAATTGCAAAACGGGGTATTGTCGCAAGATCAATATGATGGGCAATATCGCGAACTACAGTTAACTCTGCTGGACGACCTTGAAGGGCCGGTGGTCGTCGCGGCAAACCCTAAAACCGGGCGATGGGTAGTGCCGCTCATCGCGCTTGGCTTGCCGCTCATGAGCCTGTTTTTATATGGCATGTTGGGTGAACCGCAGGCATTAGCTAAAGAAGAGTTGGTGCGTAGCAATCAAAAAACTGCGGACAATGTGGCAAACATGGTCAACCAGTTACTAGAGCGGCTTAAAAAGCAGCCGGATGATCTGGAAGGCTGGATGATGCTGGGTCGCTCATACGTTTACATGCAGCAATACCAAAACGCCGCCGATGTCTTCGCCGAGTTGAACAAACGCAAGCCCAACGATCCTGCTGTGATGTTGCACTACGCCGACGCTTTGGCGATGGCGCGTAACGGGCAAATGGCCGGCGAACCTGCCGAATTGGTTTTTCAGGCCTTGAAGTTGCTGCCGGAAGATCACACCGCCCTATGGCTAGCCGGGATGGCTAAAGCCGAAGCCGGGGATTTCGCGCAAGCGATAGGCTATTGGCAGAAACTCTCCGGTTTGCTGCCTGCTGATAACGAAAGCCAGCAACAATTGCAGAAAATGATCCAAATGGCAAAGGCCGAACAGCAAAAGCCGCAGGCCGCCGCATCATCGGCCGGGTCAGTTGATATTCAGGTGAAAGTAGTGATGGACGATGCTTTAAAAACCAAAGTGGAGCCTCAACACACTGTCTTTATCTACGCGCAAGCCATTAGCGGTCCAAAAATGCCATTGGCGATCATCCGTAAACAGGTATCCGATCTGCCGGCCAGTGTGGTGCTGAACGACAGCGTGGCGATGCAACCGCAAACCCATCTGGCCGATTTCAAGCAGCTACGCATCGTCGCCCGGATTTCCAAAACCGGTAATGCGATGTCGCAGCCCGGCGATTTGCTGGGTACGGCGCAACTGGATGCGGTGTCGGGTAATCCCAGCGTCAGCATCACCATCAATCAAGAAGTGCAGTAA
- a CDS encoding cytochrome c-type biogenesis protein has protein sequence MKFLYALMLSLLVYQARADIEYRDFKQPEQEQAYQTLISELRCLVCQNQTIADSNADLAKDLRRQVYEMLQQGKSRQDIVDFMTDRYGDFVMYKPALSLKTMLLWLGPVLFLVIGLATVWVLRSKPTGTEAALSKEQQAKLDSILDKGDDA, from the coding sequence ATGAAGTTTCTCTATGCCCTGATGTTATCGCTGCTGGTGTATCAAGCTCGCGCCGACATTGAATACCGCGATTTCAAACAACCCGAGCAAGAACAGGCGTATCAAACCCTGATTTCCGAACTGCGCTGCCTGGTTTGTCAAAATCAAACCATTGCCGACTCCAATGCCGATCTGGCCAAGGACTTGCGCCGCCAAGTTTATGAAATGCTGCAACAAGGCAAATCCCGCCAAGACATCGTCGATTTCATGACTGACCGCTACGGCGATTTCGTGATGTACAAACCGGCTTTATCACTCAAAACCATGCTGCTTTGGCTAGGCCCCGTGCTGTTCTTAGTGATCGGTTTGGCGACAGTGTGGGTATTGCGCAGCAAGCCCACTGGCACTGAGGCAGCGTTAAGTAAAGAACAGCAGGCCAAGCTCGATAGCATTCTGGACAAAGGTGACGACGCGTGA
- a CDS encoding DsbE family thiol:disulfide interchange protein: protein MKYLLPLFLFIALAVFLAIGLNLNPREIPSPLIDKPAPAFNLPILATPEQRLSQADLKGKVWLLNVWASWCVSCREEHPLLIELAKQNKVLLVGLNYKDEIQAANGWLSKHGNPYNVSVMDADGRTGIDYGVYGVPETFVIDKRGLVRYKHTGPVQPGDLEKVFLPWIQQLEAESA, encoded by the coding sequence ATGAAGTATCTGTTACCGCTGTTCTTGTTCATCGCCTTGGCGGTTTTTTTGGCGATAGGTTTAAACCTTAACCCGCGCGAAATCCCTTCGCCGCTGATCGATAAACCGGCGCCCGCCTTTAATTTGCCGATTCTGGCGACGCCTGAGCAACGCCTGAGCCAAGCTGATCTTAAGGGCAAAGTCTGGTTGTTGAATGTCTGGGCGTCTTGGTGCGTATCGTGCCGCGAAGAACATCCCTTATTGATCGAGCTGGCCAAACAAAATAAAGTGCTGCTGGTGGGTTTGAACTACAAAGACGAAATACAGGCCGCGAATGGCTGGCTGAGTAAACACGGTAACCCTTATAACGTCAGCGTGATGGACGCTGACGGTCGCACCGGCATAGATTACGGCGTTTACGGTGTGCCGGAAACCTTTGTCATCGATAAACGCGGTCTTGTCCGCTACAAGCATACCGGGCCGGTGCAACCGGGCGATCTGGAAAAAGTCTTTCTGCCCTGGATTCAACAATTGGAGGCGGAAAGCGCATGA